One genomic segment of Paenibacillus sp. FSL H8-0332 includes these proteins:
- a CDS encoding Na+/H+ antiporter: MELFEYILLMLAAVSLSNLVNRFIPSLSVPIIQIVLGMALTWLPLHFELELNPELFLLLFIAPLLFNDGRLADKVALWKLKKPILLLALGLVFLTVGVLGYFLHWLLPVLPLAAAFALAAALAPTDAIAVGALEQKVKIPHQTMQILEGESLINDASGLVSFQFAVAAMVTGAFSFKTASLSFIGISLGGVVLGLVLTLIKYGIVRWLRRLGMENVTLHMLIEILTPFAIFMAAEELGVNGILAVVSAGIAHSFGYKQMNPEVAKLSVVSKSTWSVIIFVLNGLVFLLLGTQLPEIIQTVWNNPDIGNIQVILYTLLLTAAVLGLRLVWMLVMDIPEGEEPRGPWKLEFRKALILTLSGVRGTITLASTMSLPFFLDDGSYFPARDLIIFLAAGVILWTLLASNFLLPLLLGSDHEAEHNAEEVEAKIEILRSVVAGLNEQATDQSRMALNHLTGTYNARIRLLKKNEDAEEMERKLGVTALKWQREYTMHALKQHEVNPYTAYRYLNRLNRQLFIYTRDPQYKNDLIPFKSWEEITGVIQQVRLNAQERREESNRLQSGIFAYVLEQLRELQNTGEMEPEVISSLILRYERGRLRLTRQESISATKREFEESLHELSRAGIQLERDNIQLMFEAGRISRASMKEMKRDILFMEHDLREEMG; the protein is encoded by the coding sequence TTGGAGTTATTTGAGTATATTTTGTTGATGCTGGCAGCCGTATCGCTGTCTAATCTGGTGAACCGGTTTATCCCCTCGCTCTCCGTGCCGATCATTCAGATTGTGCTGGGTATGGCCTTGACTTGGTTGCCTCTACATTTCGAGCTGGAGCTGAACCCGGAGCTGTTCCTCTTATTATTCATTGCCCCCTTACTGTTCAATGACGGCAGGCTTGCCGATAAAGTGGCCTTATGGAAGCTGAAAAAGCCGATATTGCTGCTGGCGCTGGGACTGGTTTTTCTAACGGTAGGAGTGCTGGGATATTTCCTGCACTGGCTGCTGCCGGTATTGCCCCTGGCTGCTGCGTTTGCGCTGGCTGCGGCACTGGCCCCTACGGATGCGATCGCTGTAGGCGCATTGGAGCAAAAAGTGAAAATCCCCCATCAGACGATGCAGATTCTTGAAGGAGAATCGTTGATTAACGACGCGTCGGGTCTGGTGTCCTTTCAATTTGCAGTCGCGGCTATGGTAACAGGAGCATTCTCTTTCAAAACGGCCAGTCTGAGCTTTATTGGCATCTCGCTAGGCGGTGTGGTGCTGGGCCTTGTGCTCACGCTCATTAAATACGGGATCGTCCGGTGGCTGCGCAGGCTCGGGATGGAGAATGTCACGTTACATATGCTGATTGAGATCCTGACGCCGTTTGCTATTTTTATGGCCGCTGAGGAGCTTGGGGTCAATGGAATTCTAGCGGTGGTAAGTGCAGGGATCGCCCATTCCTTCGGATACAAGCAGATGAATCCTGAGGTAGCCAAGCTAAGCGTCGTGTCCAAAAGCACCTGGTCCGTCATTATCTTTGTTTTGAACGGCCTCGTCTTCCTGCTGCTGGGTACCCAGCTGCCGGAGATTATTCAGACCGTCTGGAACAACCCGGATATAGGGAATATCCAGGTTATCCTGTATACCCTGCTATTAACCGCTGCTGTCCTCGGTCTGAGGCTGGTCTGGATGCTGGTCATGGATATTCCCGAAGGGGAGGAGCCGCGGGGACCCTGGAAGCTGGAGTTCAGGAAGGCGCTCATTCTCACGCTGTCGGGGGTCCGCGGTACGATTACTCTGGCGAGTACGATGTCACTGCCGTTTTTCCTGGATGACGGTTCCTACTTTCCGGCCAGGGACCTGATTATTTTCCTGGCAGCGGGTGTCATTCTGTGGACCCTGCTGGCGTCTAACTTTCTGCTGCCGCTGCTGCTTGGCTCCGATCATGAAGCGGAGCATAATGCCGAAGAGGTGGAGGCCAAAATTGAAATCCTGCGCAGCGTGGTTGCCGGTCTAAATGAGCAGGCTACGGATCAGTCCCGCATGGCTTTGAATCATCTGACCGGCACTTATAATGCCCGAATCCGCCTGCTGAAGAAGAATGAAGACGCTGAGGAAATGGAACGGAAGCTTGGGGTGACAGCACTCAAGTGGCAGCGGGAATACACCATGCATGCGCTCAAGCAGCACGAGGTGAATCCGTACACGGCATACCGCTATCTGAACCGCCTGAACCGGCAGCTGTTCATATACACCCGTGATCCGCAGTACAAGAATGACCTGATTCCGTTCAAAAGCTGGGAAGAAATCACAGGTGTCATTCAGCAGGTCCGCTTAAACGCGCAGGAGCGGCGAGAGGAATCGAACCGGCTACAGTCCGGGATTTTCGCTTACGTTCTTGAACAGCTGAGAGAGCTGCAGAATACGGGGGAGATGGAGCCTGAGGTAATTAGCTCCCTGATTCTTCGTTATGAGCGGGGGCGGCTCAGACTGACCCGGCAGGAGTCTATCTCTGCTACGAAGCGGGAGTTCGAAGAGTCGCTGCACGAGTTGTCCCGCGCGGGGATTCAGCTAGAACGTGATAACATTCAACTTATGTTCGAGGCCGGACGGATCTCCAGAGCTAGCATGAAGGAAATGAAACGTGATATTCTGTTCATGGAGCATGATTTGCGGGAAGAAATGGGCTGA
- a CDS encoding CueP family metal-binding protein, producing MNNKLVAGTCAVIAALGIYLYAGSGGAKTTEVATTPGSSQNIKQMVADFSSRTLTAESASITSTQLIVDSGGSNEAVYGLPEKEFFLSVAPYVQNTHPCATHSLTGCQGEMVGQSFGVTIEDADGKEIMNQTVKSQPNGFIDLWLPRDQNYKMTITHEGKKAQSEISTFESDDTCLTTMQLS from the coding sequence ATGAATAATAAATTGGTCGCAGGTACCTGTGCGGTGATTGCTGCGCTAGGAATCTATCTGTACGCGGGAAGCGGGGGAGCGAAGACAACGGAAGTTGCCACAACTCCGGGCAGCAGTCAAAACATCAAGCAAATGGTGGCTGACTTCAGCTCGCGCACCTTGACGGCAGAGTCCGCTTCGATTACCTCTACCCAGCTTATTGTAGATAGCGGCGGTTCTAACGAAGCAGTCTACGGGCTGCCGGAGAAAGAGTTCTTCCTGTCGGTTGCCCCTTATGTGCAAAATACACATCCCTGTGCCACGCACAGCCTGACCGGCTGCCAGGGAGAGATGGTCGGCCAATCCTTCGGGGTAACGATCGAAGACGCGGACGGTAAGGAGATCATGAACCAGACCGTCAAGTCACAGCCGAACGGCTTCATCGACCTATGGCTGCCGCGTGATCAGAACTATAAGATGACCATTACGCATGAGGGAAAGAAGGCCCAGTCTGAGATTTCCACGTTTGAGAGTGATGATACTTGCCTGACTACTATGCAGTTAAGTTAA
- a CDS encoding serine hydrolase domain-containing protein: MKKKLIVGMAMLAVLGLGAGLIFPGKHANAETGQAASPGSRIEAPANLEDTAGLTAFVDGMMEEYMNRLQIPGAVVSIVKDGKIILGKGYGSSNLKQAAPVDPATSMFRIASTTKLFTWTAVMQLVEQGKIDLDTDINTYLKSVKIPATYPEPITMRHLMTHTAGFEEGGVGYQIVTDPAGLPGSISETLNKHMLARIRPPGEMSAYSNYGATLAGMIVEDVSGIPYNDYIQKNIFDPLDMKHSTVVEPLPESFIPNQVVGYNSENGSFIPGTPTFEGGFRPAGSGTVSALDMAHFMIAHLQNGKYGGGQILKPETAAFMHSTAFQLDKRLPGVALGFAEKRVNGVRIISHGGSDPMFNTELYLAPAKQLGIFLSYNGGQGSEAAANLVQALFNRYYPASEVKQPEFSASAESVQKYAGSYQFTRRNISDIDKFFNFFAQLNVTVVDNKISLGSGSEQQLYRAIAPNLFQLEEGTDQIGFLTDESGTVTHMLLDMAPEMPLERTPLLDQSEFWLILLGVVGFIFLTALPGPIFFRRRFKAMTLPEKRAIRLSAGTSVWALLSFITLFMIIMSMDIMQKLSGICPLLSVSLVMPIIMAGLTLAMLISAVLVWKNKYWTALKRVHYTLVTLSAIVLTIFFYYWNLLGWQFG; encoded by the coding sequence ATGAAAAAGAAGCTGATCGTCGGTATGGCTATGCTGGCTGTACTGGGGTTAGGCGCAGGCCTTATATTTCCCGGGAAACATGCCAATGCGGAGACGGGGCAAGCCGCTTCACCGGGGTCCCGGATTGAAGCACCTGCCAATCTTGAGGATACGGCGGGTCTGACTGCCTTTGTGGATGGAATGATGGAAGAGTATATGAACCGGCTGCAAATTCCCGGAGCGGTGGTCTCTATCGTCAAGGACGGGAAGATCATTTTGGGCAAAGGGTATGGAAGTTCCAATCTGAAGCAAGCGGCTCCGGTTGACCCTGCCACCAGCATGTTCCGAATCGCTTCAACGACCAAGCTGTTCACTTGGACAGCCGTGATGCAACTGGTGGAACAGGGGAAGATTGATCTGGACACGGACATTAACACCTATCTGAAATCCGTGAAGATTCCTGCCACTTATCCTGAACCGATCACCATGCGTCATTTGATGACCCATACAGCAGGCTTTGAAGAGGGCGGGGTCGGTTATCAGATCGTCACTGATCCTGCCGGATTGCCCGGTTCCATCTCGGAGACACTCAATAAACATATGCTCGCCCGGATCAGACCGCCCGGTGAGATGAGTGCCTATTCTAACTATGGAGCCACGCTTGCCGGGATGATCGTGGAGGACGTCAGCGGTATTCCTTATAATGATTATATTCAGAAGAATATCTTCGATCCGCTGGACATGAAGCATTCGACGGTCGTGGAGCCATTGCCGGAGTCATTCATCCCTAACCAGGTGGTAGGGTATAACAGCGAGAACGGCAGCTTTATTCCAGGCACACCTACCTTCGAGGGCGGATTTCGTCCTGCCGGCTCGGGTACCGTATCTGCATTAGACATGGCCCATTTCATGATCGCGCATCTGCAGAACGGTAAATATGGCGGCGGGCAGATTCTGAAGCCTGAGACTGCCGCATTCATGCATTCAACGGCATTTCAGCTCGATAAGCGCCTGCCGGGAGTCGCTCTCGGATTCGCAGAGAAGCGGGTGAACGGGGTGAGAATAATCTCTCATGGCGGCTCCGATCCCATGTTCAATACGGAATTATATCTCGCGCCTGCCAAGCAACTGGGGATTTTCTTATCCTACAATGGCGGTCAAGGCAGCGAAGCTGCGGCTAATCTGGTCCAGGCCTTGTTCAACCGGTATTATCCCGCTTCCGAAGTGAAGCAGCCGGAGTTCTCCGCTTCCGCGGAATCTGTGCAGAAATATGCCGGCTCCTATCAATTTACACGCCGCAACATAAGTGATATTGACAAGTTCTTTAACTTTTTTGCCCAGCTGAATGTTACGGTTGTGGATAACAAGATATCCTTGGGAAGCGGCAGTGAACAACAGCTGTACAGAGCAATTGCCCCTAACCTGTTCCAGCTGGAGGAAGGGACTGATCAGATCGGCTTCCTTACGGATGAGTCTGGCACAGTGACACATATGCTTCTGGACATGGCTCCGGAGATGCCGCTGGAGCGTACGCCGCTTTTGGATCAGAGTGAGTTTTGGCTCATACTGCTTGGTGTCGTCGGATTCATTTTCCTCACGGCCTTGCCTGGACCTATCTTCTTCAGACGCAGGTTCAAGGCGATGACGCTCCCCGAAAAGCGGGCCATCCGGTTATCTGCGGGAACTTCCGTTTGGGCGCTGTTGTCTTTTATTACTCTGTTTATGATTATTATGTCCATGGACATTATGCAGAAGCTCAGCGGTATCTGTCCTTTGCTATCTGTCAGTCTGGTTATGCCAATCATTATGGCGGGCTTGACCTTGGCAATGTTGATCTCGGCTGTACTGGTTTGGAAGAATAAGTATTGGACCGCCCTGAAGCGGGTGCATTACACGTTAGTGACGCTTTCGGCTATCGTACTGACGATCTTCTTCTACTATTGGAATCTGCTCGGCTGGCAGTTTGGATAA
- a CDS encoding response regulator transcription factor, giving the protein MATILIADDDDNIRKLMSLYLRKEGFHLEEAGDGTKALSIIEDSQIDLVILDIMMPGLNGWELCREIRRSDANLPLLMVTAKAESAHKIKGFRLGTDDYLTKPFDPVELVMRVKALLKRSLVVTSQSVQLGNVVLNRRTFQVTRGGAPVMLPLKEFDLLFLLVSHPRQIFTREQLIQQVWGLHYEGDGRTVDVHISRLREKFSGNGEGFQIETARGLGYRLIPEP; this is encoded by the coding sequence GTGGCTACAATACTTATCGCGGATGATGATGACAATATCCGGAAGCTGATGTCTTTATATCTGCGCAAAGAAGGGTTCCACCTCGAAGAAGCCGGGGACGGCACCAAGGCCTTGTCGATCATAGAGGACTCACAGATTGATCTTGTCATTCTGGATATTATGATGCCGGGACTGAACGGCTGGGAGCTGTGCAGGGAAATCAGGCGTTCGGATGCGAATCTCCCTCTTCTCATGGTGACGGCCAAAGCGGAATCCGCCCACAAAATCAAAGGGTTTCGGCTCGGAACGGATGATTACCTGACCAAGCCGTTTGATCCGGTGGAGCTGGTGATGCGGGTAAAAGCGCTGCTCAAACGCTCACTGGTAGTTACTTCCCAGTCTGTGCAGCTCGGCAATGTGGTGCTGAACCGCCGGACCTTTCAGGTTACACGCGGCGGGGCACCGGTCATGCTGCCTTTGAAGGAATTTGATCTTCTGTTTCTGCTGGTCAGCCACCCCAGGCAGATCTTCACCAGAGAACAACTCATTCAGCAAGTCTGGGGACTCCATTATGAAGGGGACGGGCGGACGGTAGATGTGCATATCAGCCGGCTGAGGGAGAAGTTCAGCGGCAATGGCGAGGGTTTTCAGATTGAAACTGCCCGCGGTCTGGGATACCGGCTGATCCCTGAGCCATGA
- a CDS encoding HAMP domain-containing sensor histidine kinase produces the protein MIKTLYVRIILTFLGIIVFSLICSFFIGLYVFQKQISYEGQNEMITVGREIIHRYDDAKPTDMDEFLHSMVKISAHPIHMYHPSGEHSFYGLSDSPAVTITPGAVRQVLQGKVYRSSTEDDDTFIGMPFMLKGEWRAMLLQYSAENEHLVNRLVLFVLLLVLVLGSVCIVVAARYLVEPIKALTNATRRLAKGDFEVDLRMNRVDEIGELTQSYVEMAGELKQLEQMRQDFVSNVSHEIQTPLTSISGFARALQSNDLIAEEERKDYLDIIIAESGRLSRLSDNLLKLASLDSEHHPFTAVPFRLDEQIRTIVVTCEPQWSARRIVIDLELPEAVHITGDEDQLKQVWMNLLSNSIKFTPEGGRISIRIDRSTAEVAVTISDNGIGISPEEWGAVFQRFYTVDKSRNGSNSGNGLGLAIVSKIVSLHQGSIEVDGAAGVGTTIIVRLPLRQT, from the coding sequence ATGATCAAGACATTGTATGTCCGGATCATTCTCACGTTTCTTGGCATTATTGTCTTTAGTCTGATCTGTTCCTTTTTCATCGGCTTGTATGTATTTCAGAAGCAGATAAGCTATGAGGGACAGAACGAGATGATCACAGTGGGCAGGGAGATTATTCACCGCTATGATGACGCCAAGCCTACAGATATGGATGAGTTCCTGCATAGTATGGTTAAAATATCGGCGCATCCTATCCACATGTACCATCCCTCGGGGGAACATAGCTTTTACGGTCTCTCGGATAGTCCGGCTGTGACCATCACCCCCGGCGCTGTCCGGCAAGTGTTGCAGGGAAAGGTCTATCGTTCCTCCACGGAAGATGATGATACGTTCATCGGAATGCCCTTCATGCTCAAGGGGGAGTGGCGTGCGATGTTGCTGCAGTATTCTGCCGAGAACGAACATCTTGTCAACCGGCTGGTACTCTTTGTGCTGCTGCTCGTGCTTGTGCTGGGAAGTGTATGTATTGTTGTCGCTGCCAGATATCTGGTGGAGCCGATCAAGGCTTTGACGAATGCCACCAGAAGATTGGCCAAGGGTGATTTCGAAGTGGATCTCAGAATGAACCGTGTGGACGAGATAGGGGAGCTGACCCAGAGCTATGTGGAAATGGCGGGGGAACTGAAGCAGCTGGAGCAGATGAGGCAGGATTTCGTCTCCAATGTCTCCCATGAAATCCAGACACCGCTTACCTCCATATCCGGTTTTGCCAGGGCGCTGCAGAGCAATGATCTGATTGCCGAAGAGGAACGTAAGGACTATCTGGATATCATCATTGCGGAGAGCGGACGTCTGTCCCGGCTAAGTGATAATCTGCTGAAGCTGGCTTCCCTGGATTCCGAGCATCACCCCTTCACGGCAGTCCCCTTCCGTCTGGACGAGCAGATCAGAACTATCGTGGTGACCTGTGAGCCGCAATGGTCAGCCCGAAGAATCGTTATCGATCTGGAGCTGCCGGAAGCTGTTCATATCACAGGGGATGAAGATCAGCTGAAGCAGGTATGGATGAATCTGCTCAGTAACAGCATCAAGTTCACGCCGGAAGGCGGGAGGATCAGCATCCGTATAGACCGCAGTACAGCGGAAGTTGCGGTCACGATCAGCGATAATGGCATCGGGATCTCCCCGGAGGAGTGGGGCGCCGTGTTCCAAAGATTCTATACCGTAGACAAGTCACGGAATGGAAGTAATAGCGGGAACGGTCTGGGACTGGCCATTGTCTCAAAAATCGTCTCCCTGCATCAGGGCAGTATCGAGGTAGACGGTGCGGCAGGAGTAGGCACGACGATTATCGTCAGGTTGCCCTTACGCCAGACATAA
- a CDS encoding TetR/AcrR family transcriptional regulator, which yields MNLREKQMQMTKELIKEAALGLFCTQGIERTDMTQIAGQAGVSRRTLYLHYKDKEDLAAELYVDNLEQMFGQLLFDFDFAQPVQSLEKILDQYLELREHQESLIYYDALFGVYYSTLSKNPAELPDFKKAMEVWYSRYISLESASVAPEHQKKWLDLLQKSTHLYFMYLQKAVILTRQRGGSVTGEDRATDRQFKDFIMSGVRAT from the coding sequence TTGAATTTACGTGAAAAGCAAATGCAAATGACCAAAGAGCTCATTAAGGAGGCCGCGCTGGGCCTGTTCTGTACTCAGGGGATTGAGCGCACGGATATGACACAGATCGCCGGACAAGCCGGTGTCTCCCGCCGCACATTGTACCTTCATTATAAGGACAAGGAAGATTTAGCCGCTGAACTCTATGTCGATAATCTGGAGCAGATGTTTGGACAGCTGCTGTTTGATTTTGATTTTGCACAGCCAGTACAGTCTCTGGAAAAGATTCTGGATCAATACCTGGAGCTGAGAGAGCATCAGGAGTCACTGATCTACTATGATGCCCTTTTTGGAGTCTACTACAGTACTCTCTCCAAGAATCCGGCTGAACTCCCTGACTTCAAGAAGGCCATGGAAGTCTGGTATTCCCGGTATATCAGCCTGGAGAGCGCCTCGGTGGCTCCAGAGCATCAAAAAAAGTGGCTGGACCTTCTTCAGAAGTCCACCCACCTGTATTTCATGTATTTACAAAAAGCGGTTATTCTTACCCGCCAGCGGGGCGGTTCAGTTACCGGGGAAGACAGGGCAACAGACCGTCAATTTAAGGATTTCATTATGTCTGGCGTAAGGGCAACCTGA
- a CDS encoding pectin acetylesterase-family hydrolase: MSRMKKITLFTGIGLLSVVVIAIVAVYAFVIQRPVTSTPVITEVKPYEWNKVKLGGNTLSSDGSEYFIWTKTGESNNWIIFFSGGGVSWDAQSAAHPIKLMNFIKGGDTGNYFADIPFYMLTLLGGMMDTDNTDNPFHGWNVVYLPYSTGDFHIGNRTATYPREDGSTFTMRYNGRNNVRSSLDWIYANVAKPDKLLIAGESAGGFGSAFWAPEIASHYQDSEIFQYADSSFLKSDKWPQVMEQEWDSDFTANFGYAPEADIIGAAFRANGRLLPVGTVLLQAYSVYDEILIHFQNKINDHNGPRDQKLIKEWSEEMRQSVAALAATVPNYYYYLTDYGLNAENGTTPHTFSTRETFYQAEQDGVKLVKWLGDVVNQQKRYSVGSKFLGASAPAQE; the protein is encoded by the coding sequence ATGAGCAGAATGAAGAAAATCACGTTATTCACGGGTATTGGATTGTTGAGCGTTGTTGTCATTGCCATTGTTGCGGTCTACGCCTTCGTAATCCAACGGCCGGTGACCTCTACTCCCGTAATCACGGAAGTGAAGCCTTACGAGTGGAACAAGGTCAAGCTGGGCGGGAATACCCTTTCGAGCGATGGATCAGAGTATTTCATCTGGACCAAAACCGGTGAGAGCAACAACTGGATCATCTTCTTTTCCGGCGGCGGGGTCAGCTGGGATGCCCAGAGCGCTGCACATCCTATTAAGCTCATGAACTTTATTAAAGGCGGAGATACAGGCAACTATTTCGCTGACATTCCGTTCTATATGCTGACTTTGCTCGGCGGGATGATGGATACGGACAACACGGACAATCCTTTTCACGGCTGGAATGTGGTCTACCTCCCTTATTCAACAGGTGACTTCCACATTGGTAACCGCACCGCTACGTATCCGCGAGAGGACGGCAGCACCTTCACCATGCGGTATAACGGGCGTAATAATGTGCGCAGCAGCCTTGACTGGATCTATGCGAACGTGGCTAAGCCAGATAAGCTGCTGATTGCAGGCGAGAGCGCGGGGGGATTCGGGTCAGCCTTCTGGGCGCCCGAGATTGCATCACATTACCAGGATTCTGAGATTTTCCAATATGCGGACAGCTCCTTCCTGAAGTCAGACAAGTGGCCGCAGGTGATGGAGCAGGAATGGGACTCGGATTTCACTGCAAACTTCGGGTATGCGCCGGAGGCAGATATTATCGGGGCTGCTTTTCGCGCGAATGGCCGGCTGCTGCCTGTTGGTACGGTGCTTTTACAAGCCTACTCGGTATATGATGAGATTCTGATCCACTTCCAGAACAAGATTAACGATCATAATGGTCCACGGGACCAGAAGCTCATTAAGGAATGGTCAGAGGAAATGCGGCAATCGGTAGCTGCTCTAGCGGCAACGGTTCCTAATTATTATTACTATTTGACGGATTACGGGCTGAATGCTGAGAACGGGACCACCCCGCACACTTTTTCCACCCGGGAGACCTTCTATCAGGCGGAGCAGGATGGTGTGAAGCTTGTGAAGTGGCTGGGGGATGTGGTCAATCAGCAGAAGCGCTATTCGGTAGGCAGCAAGTTCTTGGGGGCGTCAGCACCTGCTCAGGAGTAG
- a CDS encoding papain-like cysteine protease family protein, translated as MKKMKLKPLSILFSSMISASLFAGSVYAASGARIHDVTSQVQQGSYLCWAAVSSMAGQYLGKSSATQQNIVKAAKGIYMDTAGTVYDAQAGLAAYGVSSSASLSVPSYNSLVSNIDNYSNVLAFTSKAGSSIGHAFVVKGYYYNTTNNIQNLYYIDPADGSSNVQGYSTFKSNSTYKWVNTVNNIN; from the coding sequence GTGAAAAAAATGAAATTGAAACCGCTGTCAATTCTGTTTAGTTCGATGATCTCCGCTTCTCTATTTGCAGGCAGCGTATACGCCGCTTCTGGAGCCCGTATTCATGACGTAACCTCCCAAGTACAACAGGGCAGCTATCTGTGCTGGGCGGCTGTATCCAGCATGGCTGGACAATATCTGGGGAAATCCAGCGCCACCCAGCAAAATATAGTGAAGGCTGCAAAGGGCATATACATGGACACGGCCGGGACGGTCTACGATGCCCAGGCAGGACTTGCCGCCTATGGCGTAAGCTCATCTGCATCACTAAGTGTGCCGTCGTACAATAGTTTAGTCAGCAATATAGATAATTACTCCAATGTTCTTGCGTTCACGAGCAAGGCTGGCTCGAGTATTGGCCATGCCTTTGTAGTTAAAGGGTATTACTACAATACCACTAACAATATTCAGAACTTATATTATATTGATCCGGCAGATGGTTCGAGCAACGTTCAAGGCTATTCTACGTTCAAGAGCAATTCCACTTATAAGTGGGTTAATACAGTAAACAATATTAATTGA
- a CDS encoding helix-turn-helix domain-containing protein, which produces MSTVKENLLQFLEKVESGNVTAQDIYNAQTLLESSVIISSKGVLRKGRQGSHKNRRIKFTPSLSKAFQSNDFYTVQEVAERFNVSDKAVYKWIKQNKIEWERTSQHSRDIRIPKKQFKNPPAEAEVTALEKFIFNNAAEMELVNRKDLYRDED; this is translated from the coding sequence GTGTCAACGGTAAAAGAAAATTTGCTTCAATTTCTGGAGAAAGTGGAGTCAGGCAATGTTACTGCTCAAGATATTTACAATGCACAGACTCTTTTAGAGTCTTCTGTAATTATTTCTTCAAAAGGTGTGCTACGTAAGGGAAGACAGGGAAGTCATAAAAACCGCCGCATTAAATTCACTCCTTCCTTGAGCAAAGCTTTTCAATCAAATGATTTCTATACCGTTCAAGAGGTTGCTGAGCGCTTTAATGTGTCGGATAAAGCAGTATATAAATGGATTAAACAAAATAAAATTGAATGGGAACGTACCAGCCAGCATAGCAGGGATATTCGAATACCCAAGAAGCAATTTAAAAATCCTCCCGCAGAAGCGGAAGTTACAGCCCTCGAAAAATTCATTTTTAATAACGCTGCTGAGATGGAACTCGTTAACCGTAAGGATCTATACCGTGATGAAGACTAA